One Felis catus isolate Fca126 chromosome D3, F.catus_Fca126_mat1.0, whole genome shotgun sequence DNA segment encodes these proteins:
- the DHX37 gene encoding probable ATP-dependent RNA helicase DHX37 → MGKLRRRYNVKGRQQATPGPSKGPPEPPPVLLELEDQGTLKGVDASNALVLPGKKKKKPKAPPLAKKEKKPLTKKERKMLQKILDQKEKKSQRAEMLQKLSEVQVSEAELRLFYTTSKLGTGNRMYHAKERSDEIEAQGQKISSLSGAHRKRPREEAEEESSESSVESEPDEAPAAEPVEEAGAGPPPAPPGAGAGGPGSSGQPSLAATSSVPPAAAPTVARPPAKPAVFIPVNRSPEVQEERLKLPILAEEQVIMEAVAEHPIVIVCGETGSGKTTQVPQFLYEAGYTSDDSIIGITEPRRVAAVAMSQRVAKEMNLSQRVVSYQIRYEGNVTEETRIKFMTDGVLLKEIQKDFLLRRYKVVLIDEAHERSVYTDILIGLLSRIVSLRAKRHLPLKLVIMSATLRVEDFTQNQWLFARPPPVIKVESRQFPVTVHFNKRTPLEDYSGECFRKVCKIHRMLPPGGILVFLTGQAEVHALCRRLRRAFPHARRRPPEKEDQEDSVEEVRKFKKSRTRARKARAATLPQISLDSYSVLPAGEGDEDREAEMDDEEEEEALGSDLDLDLGDDGADGGAQPDASLPLHVLPLYSLLAPEKQAQVFQPPPEGTRLCVVATNVAETSLTIPGIKYVVDCGKVKRRHYDRVTGVSSFRVTWVSQASADQRAGRAGRTEPGHCYRLYSSAVFGDFEPFPPPEITRRPVEDLILQMKALNIEKVINFPFPTPPSAEALVAAEELLVALGALQAPQKTERVKQLQRSRLSCPITALGRTMATFPVAPRYAKMLALSRQHGCLPYAITLVAAMTVRELFEELDRPATSDEELARLKGKRARVAQMKRIWAGQGASLQLGDVMMLLGAVGACEYSGCSPQFCEANGLRYKAMMEIRRLRGQLTTAVNTVCPEAGLFVDPKMQPPSESQVTYLRQIVVAGLGDHLARRVQSEDLLDDKWKNAYKTPLLDDPVFIHPSSVLFRELPEFVVYQEIVETTKMYMKGVSAVEVQWIPALLPSYCQFDKPLETPPPAYCPEKGRVQCHRASVFYRVGWPLPAVQVDFPEGIDCYKHFARFLLEGQVFPQLASHRGCLLSSPGTMLKTWARLQPRTESLLRALAAERASCRDALLAAWKKNPKYLLTEYCQWLPQAMHADVEKAWPPACDH, encoded by the exons ATGGGGAAGCTGCGCCGGCGCTACAACGTCAAGGGGCGCCAGCAGGCGACCCCCGGCCCCTCGAAGGGCCCCCCGGAACCGCCCCCCGTCCTGCTGGAACTAGAGG ATCAGGGCACGCTGAAAGGAGTTGACGCAAGCAATGCGCTGGTTTTGccgggaaagaagaaaaagaagcccaaGGCCCCTCCCCTGGCGAAGAAGGAGAAGAAGCCTCTGACCAAGAAAGAGCGGAAAATGCTGCAGAAGATCTTAgatcagaaggagaaaaagagccaG CGAGCGGAGATGCTACAGAAATTGAGTGAAGTCCAGGTCTCAGAAGCCGAGCTGAGACTCTTTTACACCACGTCCAAGCTGGGCACTGGGAACCGCATGTACCACGCCAAAGA GAGGTCTGACGAGATCGAAGCCCAGGGGCAGAAGATCAGCAGCCTCAGCGGGGCCCATCGGAAGCGCCCCCGCGAGGAGGCAGAAGAAGAGTCATCCGAGTCCTCGGTGGAGTCTGAGCCTGATGAGGCCCCTGCCGCCGAGCCCGTGGAGGAGGCTGGTGCGGGGCCGCCGCCAGCTCCaccgggggcgggggccgggggccccGGCTCCAGCGGCCAGCCCTCTCTGGCCGCGACGTCGTCGGTACCTCCCGCAGCAGCCCCCACCGTGGCCAGGCCCCCAGCGAAGCCCGCTGTCTTCATCCCTGTGAACCGCTCCCCCGAAGTGCAG GAAGAACGGCTAAAGCTCCCAATTCTTGCTGAAGAGCAAGTGATCATGGAGGCGGTGGCCGAGCACCCCATCGTCATCGTGTGTGGTGAGACCGGCAGCGGGAAGACCACGCAGGTGCCACAGTTTCTCTACGAAGCAGGCTACaccag cGACGACAGCATCATCGGCATCACAGAGCCCCGCCGCGTGGCTGCTGTGGCCATGTCCCAGCGGGTGGCCAAGGAGATGAATCTGTCACAGCG GGTCGTCTCCTATCAGATCCGATACGAGGGAAACGTGACCGAAGAGACCAGGATCAAGTTCATGACAGATGGCGTGTTGCTCAAGGAGATTCAGAAG gacttCCTGCTGCGGAGGTACAAGGTGGTGCTCATTGACGAAGCCCACGAGAGGAGCGTGTACACGGACATCCTCATCGGCCTCCTGTCCCGCATCGTGTCTCTCCGGGCGAAG AGGCACCTGCCGCTGAAGCTGGTCATCATGTCGGCCACGCTGCGGGTGGAGGACTTCACGCAGAACCAGTGGCTCTTCGCCCGGCCGCCCCCGGTCATCAAG GTGGAGTCCAGGCAGTTCCCGGTGACGGTGCATTTCAACAAGCGGACGCCGCTGGAAGACTACAGTGGCGAGTGCTTCCGGAAGGTCTGCAAAATCCACCGCATGCTGCCGCCAG GGGGCATCCTGGTGTTCCTGACGGGGCAGGCAGAGGTGCACGCGCTGTGCCGCAGGCTGAGGAGAGCCTTCCCACACGCCAGACGCAGGCCTCCAG AAAAGGAAGATCAGGAAGATTCAGTAGAGGAAGTGCGGAAGTTTAAGAAGTCAAGGACAAGAGCGAGGAAGGCCCGGGCAGCG ACGTTGCCGCAGATCAGTCTGGACAGCTACTCGGTGTTGCCTGCAGGCGAAGGCGACGAGGACAGGGAGGCGGAAATGgacgacgaggaggaggaggaggccctgGGCTCCGACCTTGACCTGGACCTGGGGGACGACGGGGCAGACGGAG GTGCACAGCCGGATGCGTCGCTGCCCCTCCACGTGCTCCCGCTCTACTCCCTGCTGGCCCCGGAGAAGCAGGCGCAG GTCTTCCAGCCTCCCCCGGAAGGGACACGGCTGTGCGTCGTGGCCACCAACGTGGCCGAGACATCCCTCACCATCCCGGGCATCAAGTACGTGGTGGACTGTGGGAAAGTGAAGAGGCGTCACTATGACCGCGTCACTGGCGTGTCCTCCTTCCGAGTCACCTGGGTGTCACAGGCCTCAGCCGATCAGCGGGCGGGCCGAGCGGGCCGGACGGAGCCAGGCCACTGCTACAG GCTCTATTCATCTGCGGTTTTCGGTGACTTTGAGCCGTTTCCTCCTCCTGAAATCACCCGGAGGCCGGTTGAAGACTTGATCCTTCAGATGAAAGCACTCAACATTGAAAAG GTCATCAACTTCCCCTTTCCAACCCCTCCCTCCGCGGAGGCCCTCGTCGCCGCCGAGGAGCTGCTGGTGGCGCTGGGTGCCCTGCAGGCGCCCCAGAAGACAGAAAG GGTGAAGCAGCTGCAGAGGTCCCGGCTGAGCTGCCCCATCACCGCGCTGGGCAGGACCATGGCCACGTTCCCCGTGGCGCCCCGCTACGCCAAGATGCTGGCGCTGAGCAGACAACACGGCTGCCTGCCCTACGCCATCACCCTTGTGGCTGCCATGACGGTCCGGGAGCTGTTCGAGGAGCTGGACAG ACCGGCCACCAGTGACGAGGAGCTCGCCAGGCTGAAAGGCAAGCGGGCCCGGGTGGCCCAGATGAAAAGGATCTGGGCCGGGCAAGGCGCCTCTCTCCAGCTCGGGGACGTCATGATGCTGCTGG GTGCGGTGGGAGCCTGTGAGTACTCCGGCTGCTCGCCCCAGTTCTGCGAGGCCAACGGGCTTCGGTACAAGGCCATGATGGAGATCCGGCGCCTGCGGGGCCAGCTGACCACCGCAg TCAATACCGTGTGCCCCGAGGCCGGGCTCTTCGTGGACCCCAAGATGCAGCCACCTTCCGAGAGCCAGGTGACCTACCTGCGGCAGATCGTGGTGGCCGGCCTGGGCGACCACCTGGCCCGCAGGGTCCAGAGCGAGGACCTGCTGGACGACAAGTGGAAGAACGCCTACAAG ACGCCTCTCCTCGATGACCCCGTCTTCATCCACCCCAGTTCCGTCCTTTTCAGAGAACTCCCTGAATTTGTGGTCTACCAGGAAATCGTGGAGACGACCAAGATGTACATGAAAG GCGTCTCGGCCGTGGAGGTCCAGTGGATCCCAGCCCTGTTGCCTTCCTACTGCCAGTTCGACAAGCCCCTGGAGACGCCGCCCCCTGCCTACTGCCCCGAGAAGGGGCGGGTCCAGTGTCACCGGGCCAGCGTGTTCT ACCGTGTCGGCTGGCCGCTCCCCGCGGTCCAGGTGGATTTTCCGGAGGGCATTGACTGCTACAAGCACTTCGCCCGGTTTCTGCTGGAAGGGCAG GTCTTCCCTCAGCTGGCCTCACACCGGGGCTGTCTGCTGTCCAGTCCTGGCACGATGCTAAAGACGTGGGCCAG GCTGCAGCCCAGGACAGAGAGCCTCCTGAGAGCCCTCGCTGCTGAGCGCGCCAGCTGCCGAGACGCCTTGCTCGCCGCTTggaagaaaaaccccaaat ACCTGCTGACCGAATACTGCCAGTGGCTCCCGCAGGCCATGCACGCCGACGTCGAGAAGGCCTGGCCCCCTGCCTGCGACCACTGA